From the Gammaproteobacteria bacterium genome, one window contains:
- a CDS encoding 16S rRNA (uracil(1498)-N(3))-methyltransferase: MRVSRLFLDGDLSPGRVIGLPPEAANYVGRVLRLRSGDPVTLFNGRGGEWEARVGEGSRGHFVVEVGEHRARESESPLAVTLGLGISRGERMDFGLQKAVELGVAEVVPLVTERCVVQLDAERALSRRAHWHRVMASACEQCGRNRLPRLGEVAGVADWLGAAGSGARLVLSPVAEAALSDLPRPQGTVTLLIGPEGGLAPAELALAAHWGFTPLRLGPRILRTETAVVAALAALQACWGDLAGR; encoded by the coding sequence TTGCGAGTCAGCCGCCTCTTCCTCGACGGGGACCTCTCGCCCGGGCGCGTGATCGGGCTGCCGCCCGAGGCGGCGAACTACGTGGGCCGGGTCCTGCGCCTGCGCAGCGGGGACCCCGTCACGCTGTTCAACGGCCGCGGCGGGGAGTGGGAGGCCCGGGTGGGCGAGGGCAGCCGCGGGCATTTCGTGGTGGAGGTGGGCGAGCACCGCGCGCGCGAGAGCGAATCCCCGCTCGCCGTGACCCTCGGGCTCGGCATCTCCCGGGGCGAGCGGATGGACTTCGGGCTCCAGAAGGCGGTGGAGCTCGGCGTCGCAGAGGTCGTGCCGCTCGTCACCGAGCGCTGCGTGGTGCAGCTCGACGCGGAGAGGGCCCTGTCGAGGCGAGCCCACTGGCACCGGGTGATGGCCAGCGCCTGCGAGCAGTGCGGCCGCAACCGCCTGCCCCGCCTGGGGGAGGTGGCCGGAGTCGCCGACTGGCTCGGCGCGGCGGGCTCGGGGGCGCGCCTGGTGCTCTCGCCGGTGGCCGAGGCGGCCCTGAGCGACCTGCCGCGCCCCCAGGGTACCGTGACGCTGCTCATCGGGCCCGAGGGGGGGCTCGCACCCGCGGAGCTCGCGCTGGCGGCCCACTGGGGCTTCACCCCGCTGCGCCTGGGGCCGCGCATCCTGCGCACGGAGACCGCGGTGGTGGCGGCACTCGCCGCCCTCCAGGCCTGCTGGGGCGACCTCGCGGGCCGCTGA
- a CDS encoding adenosylmethionine--8-amino-7-oxononanoate transaminase, translating to MTARPTRNADLVARDLAVLWHPCTQMKDHEASPPIPIRRGEGVWLEDFDGNRYLDAISSWWVNLFGHANPRINAALKAQLDELEHVILAGFTHAPALELAERLVALTPPGLDRCFFSDNGSTAVEIALKMSFHYWRNAGEPGRTRFVNLTNSYHGETLGALAAGDVSLYKTTYEPLLMGVLTVPSPDCWHRAAGESCAEHSRRMLEPMRETLERHAGEVCAVIVEPLVQCAGFMRMYDPIYLRLLRELCDRYRVHLIADEVAVGFGRTGTLFACEQAGISPDFLCLSKGLTAGYLPLAATLTTERVYQAFYDDYATLRAFLHSHSYTGNALGCRAALASLDIFEQDDVCARNQELSREMARAAAPLAEHPHVGEVRQHGMILAVELVRDRRTRESYAWQERRGLRVYRHALGRGVLLRPLGDVVYFMPPYVITPEQIHRLAEVAREGIERATAD from the coding sequence GTGACCGCGCGCCCGACCCGCAACGCAGACCTGGTGGCCCGCGACCTCGCGGTCCTCTGGCACCCCTGCACCCAGATGAAGGACCACGAGGCGTCGCCGCCCATCCCCATCCGGCGGGGCGAGGGCGTGTGGCTCGAGGACTTCGACGGGAACCGCTACCTCGACGCGATCAGCTCCTGGTGGGTCAACCTGTTCGGGCACGCCAACCCGCGCATCAACGCGGCCCTCAAGGCGCAGCTGGACGAGCTCGAGCACGTCATCCTCGCGGGCTTCACGCACGCGCCCGCACTGGAGCTGGCCGAGCGACTGGTGGCGCTGACCCCGCCCGGACTCGACCGCTGTTTCTTCTCGGACAACGGTTCGACCGCGGTCGAGATCGCGCTCAAGATGAGCTTTCACTACTGGCGCAACGCCGGCGAGCCGGGCCGCACCCGCTTCGTCAATCTCACGAACAGCTACCACGGCGAGACCCTGGGTGCCCTCGCCGCGGGGGACGTGTCGCTCTACAAGACGACCTACGAGCCCCTGCTGATGGGGGTTCTGACGGTGCCTTCCCCGGACTGCTGGCACCGTGCGGCGGGAGAGTCCTGCGCGGAGCACTCGCGCCGGATGCTGGAGCCGATGCGCGAGACGCTGGAGCGGCACGCCGGCGAGGTGTGCGCGGTCATCGTGGAGCCGCTCGTACAGTGCGCGGGCTTCATGCGCATGTACGACCCGATCTACCTGCGCCTGCTGCGCGAGCTGTGTGACCGCTACCGTGTGCACCTGATCGCCGACGAGGTGGCGGTCGGGTTCGGGCGCACCGGCACGCTGTTCGCGTGCGAGCAGGCGGGCATCTCGCCGGATTTCCTGTGCCTCTCGAAGGGACTCACCGCCGGGTACCTGCCGCTCGCCGCCACGCTCACGACCGAGCGCGTCTACCAGGCGTTCTACGACGATTACGCGACGCTGCGGGCGTTTCTGCACTCACACAGCTACACCGGCAACGCGCTCGGCTGCCGCGCGGCCCTGGCGAGCCTGGACATCTTCGAGCAGGACGACGTGTGCGCGCGCAACCAGGAGCTCTCCCGGGAGATGGCCCGGGCGGCCGCGCCCCTCGCGGAGCACCCCCACGTGGGCGAGGTGCGCCAGCACGGGATGATCCTCGCCGTGGAGCTGGTGCGGGACCGCAGGACCCGGGAGTCGTACGCGTGGCAGGAGCGCCGCGGGCTGCGGGTCTACCGCCACGCCCTCGGCCGAGGGGTCCTGCTGCGGCCCCTCGGCGACGTCGTCTATTTCATGCCGCCCTACGTCATCACGCCCGAGCAGATCCACCGGCTCGCGGAGGTGGCCCGCGAGGGTATCGAGCGCGCCACGGCGGACTGA
- a CDS encoding Rsd/AlgQ family anti-sigma factor yields MQTQTQPGAQSQSRGPIEFVERRGHTRDLVQKLLAERQDLLVAFCEVAGLEPYHPDKPVRSLLRKFCQLLVDYVAVVHFELCTRIADGGERRAGVRAVAEEVFPRLSAITEEVVEFNDRYEVLTPEKLAGGLSEDLSRVGETLAVRFELEDRLFAALLARS; encoded by the coding sequence ATGCAGACGCAGACACAGCCAGGGGCGCAGTCGCAGTCGCGTGGCCCCATCGAGTTCGTCGAGCGCCGGGGACACACCCGGGATCTGGTGCAGAAGCTCCTCGCGGAGCGTCAGGACCTCCTGGTCGCCTTCTGCGAGGTCGCGGGCCTCGAGCCCTACCACCCGGACAAGCCGGTGCGCAGCCTCCTGCGCAAGTTCTGCCAGTTGCTGGTCGACTACGTGGCCGTCGTCCACTTCGAGCTCTGCACCCGCATCGCCGACGGCGGTGAGCGGCGCGCGGGCGTGCGCGCAGTCGCCGAGGAGGTGTTCCCGCGGCTCTCGGCGATCACCGAGGAGGTGGTCGAATTCAACGACCGCTACGAAGTCCTGACGCCCGAAAAGCTCGCCGGCGGACTGTCGGAGGACCTCTCGCGGGTCGGCGAGACGCTGGCCGTGCGCTTCGAGCTCGAGGACCGGCTCTTCGCGGCCCTGCTGGCAAGAAGCTGA
- the yrfG gene encoding GMP/IMP nucleotidase: MVDWTEVRTVLLDMDGTLLDLHFDNTFWLEHVPLRYAQRHGVDLEEARVHLLGRYREVEGTMQWYCVDYWTDELGLDIVDLKRELEHLIGVQPHAVEFLERVRESGRRLVLVTNAHARSLALKLERTDIGPHFDVIVCAHDLGLPKESTAFWDLLIEREPFDPATTLLVDDSLSVLRAARAWGLRRLLAVHRPDSRAPRREVGEFPAIESFRDIMPPR; this comes from the coding sequence CTGGTCGACTGGACCGAGGTCCGCACCGTCCTGCTCGACATGGACGGCACCCTGCTCGACCTGCACTTCGACAACACATTCTGGCTCGAGCACGTCCCTTTGCGCTACGCGCAGCGCCACGGGGTCGACCTCGAGGAGGCGCGGGTGCACCTCCTCGGCCGCTACCGCGAGGTCGAGGGGACGATGCAGTGGTACTGCGTGGACTACTGGACGGACGAGCTCGGGCTCGACATCGTGGACCTGAAGCGCGAACTGGAGCACCTCATCGGCGTACAGCCCCACGCCGTGGAGTTCCTGGAGCGCGTGCGCGAGAGCGGCCGGCGGCTCGTGCTGGTCACCAATGCGCACGCCCGGAGCCTCGCGCTGAAGCTCGAGCGGACCGACATCGGGCCGCACTTCGACGTGATCGTGTGCGCCCACGACCTCGGCCTGCCCAAGGAGAGCACGGCCTTCTGGGACCTGCTGATCGAGCGGGAGCCTTTCGACCCGGCCACGACGCTGCTTGTGGACGACAGCCTCTCGGTGCTCCGGGCGGCCCGGGCCTGGGGCCTGCGGCGCCTGCTGGCCGTCCACCGCCCCGACAGCCGCGCCCCGCGGCGCGAGGTAGGCGAGTTCCCGGCCATCGAGAGCTTCCGGGACATCATGCCGCCCCGCTAG
- the trmB gene encoding tRNA (guanosine(46)-N7)-methyltransferase TrmB: MVTEAEDPVPRPDAHLRSVRSYVVRAGRMTDAQRRAIDELWPRFGVEDGGRLDAASLFGRSLPLAVEVGFGNGEALLQLAAAHPERGFLGIDVYPPGVGRLLAGLAARGLENVRVLRGDAVAAFEERIPESSLDAVYVWFPDPWPKKRHQKRRLVQPALVALWARALRPGGTLHLATDWEDYALGMLQVTDAEPLLVNPAGAGCFAEGPGERPVTRFERRGRRLGHGVRDLVLVRLGAEGGAASGAA, from the coding sequence ATGGTAACCGAAGCCGAGGACCCGGTCCCTCGACCGGATGCGCATCTCAGGAGCGTCCGCAGCTACGTGGTGCGGGCGGGCAGGATGACCGATGCCCAGCGTCGGGCCATCGACGAGCTCTGGCCGCGCTTCGGCGTCGAGGACGGCGGCCGGCTGGACGCCGCGTCGCTCTTCGGCCGCAGTCTCCCGCTGGCGGTGGAGGTGGGGTTCGGCAACGGTGAGGCCCTGCTCCAACTCGCAGCCGCACACCCGGAGCGCGGGTTCCTCGGCATCGACGTGTACCCCCCGGGGGTCGGGCGCCTGCTCGCCGGCCTGGCCGCCCGAGGCCTCGAGAACGTGCGGGTGCTGCGGGGCGACGCGGTCGCGGCGTTCGAGGAGAGGATCCCCGAGTCCTCGCTCGACGCCGTGTACGTCTGGTTCCCGGACCCCTGGCCGAAGAAGCGCCACCAGAAGCGCCGCCTGGTGCAACCGGCGCTCGTGGCGCTGTGGGCGCGTGCCCTGCGTCCGGGGGGGACGCTGCACCTGGCGACCGACTGGGAGGACTACGCCCTCGGGATGCTCCAGGTGACGGACGCCGAGCCGCTCCTCGTGAACCCTGCCGGCGCCGGGTGCTTCGCCGAAGGGCCGGGAGAGCGGCCGGTGACCCGCTTCGAGCGGCGCGGGCGGCGGTTGGGCCACGGCGTCCGGGACCTGGTGCTGGTGCGCCTTGGGGCCGAGGGGGGCGCCGCTAGCGGGGCGGCATGA
- a CDS encoding response regulator: MSRIPPMVVVVDDSAAAISQYEASVRSLEVDIQAFRCADDAYAYLRENSADLLFLDIVMPEKDGFTLLRELRALPGQPELPVVVVTSKDYAQDRALARELGAREFLLKPLRSREIRSLIERYTGAQLRPMSEDGDP; encoded by the coding sequence GTGAGCAGAATACCCCCGATGGTCGTCGTCGTGGACGACAGCGCCGCGGCCATCTCCCAGTACGAGGCGAGCGTGCGCAGCCTGGAGGTGGACATCCAGGCGTTCCGCTGTGCGGACGATGCCTACGCGTACCTGCGCGAGAACTCGGCCGACCTGTTGTTCCTCGACATCGTGATGCCGGAGAAGGACGGCTTCACCCTGCTCAGGGAGCTGCGGGCGCTTCCCGGGCAGCCTGAGCTTCCCGTCGTCGTCGTCACGTCCAAGGACTACGCTCAGGATCGAGCGCTCGCGCGCGAGCTCGGGGCACGGGAGTTCCTGCTGAAACCTCTGCGCTCCCGGGAGATCCGTTCCCTCATCGAGCGATACACCGGCGCGCAGTTGCGCCCCATGTCCGAAGACGGCGACCCATGA
- a CDS encoding MBL fold metallo-hydrolase encodes MSPCYLRFWGVRGSYPAPFATHMRTGGNTSCVEIRCADHVLIVDAGTGIIPLGARLLEQDAVREVAILVTHYHWDHISGLPFFEPAFTPSWTLRFFGPGNTEMEVAEALSEQMRAPYFPVETETWLADVHYLHAKNGTIEHGPIRVTPFNVHHPGTTFGYRIEVAGRTLVYVSDNELLFLDEPIDRRLQESDLDTGEHELLLAMKKEAKRASLQPFLDADILIHDSQYTREDYARKRGWGHSCYVDTVSCAIDARVGQLYLYHLDPSYPDAQVDALHREAQEIIRRRGSPLRCEVAREGLLIPL; translated from the coding sequence ATGAGCCCCTGCTATCTGCGCTTCTGGGGAGTCCGCGGCTCCTATCCCGCGCCCTTCGCGACGCACATGCGCACCGGGGGCAACACCTCCTGCGTGGAGATCCGCTGCGCGGACCACGTCCTTATCGTCGACGCGGGCACCGGCATCATCCCCCTCGGCGCACGCCTCCTCGAGCAGGACGCCGTGCGCGAGGTGGCCATCCTGGTGACGCACTACCACTGGGACCACATCTCGGGGCTGCCCTTCTTCGAGCCTGCGTTCACCCCCTCGTGGACCCTGCGCTTCTTCGGTCCGGGCAATACCGAGATGGAGGTCGCCGAGGCCCTGTCCGAGCAGATGCGCGCCCCCTATTTCCCCGTCGAGACCGAGACCTGGCTCGCCGACGTGCACTACCTGCACGCGAAGAACGGGACGATCGAGCACGGCCCGATCCGGGTGACCCCGTTCAACGTCCACCACCCCGGGACCACCTTCGGCTACCGGATCGAGGTCGCCGGGCGCACGCTGGTCTACGTCTCCGACAACGAGCTGCTGTTCCTCGACGAGCCCATCGACCGGCGCCTGCAGGAGAGCGATCTCGACACCGGCGAGCACGAACTGCTGCTCGCAATGAAGAAAGAGGCGAAGCGGGCGTCGCTGCAGCCCTTCCTCGACGCGGACATCCTGATCCACGACTCGCAGTACACGCGCGAGGACTACGCGCGCAAGCGCGGCTGGGGACACTCCTGTTACGTCGACACGGTGAGCTGCGCCATCGACGCGCGCGTGGGCCAGCTCTATCTCTACCACCTGGACCCGAGCTACCCCGACGCGCAGGTCGACGCGCTGCACCGCGAGGCGCAGGAGATCATCCGCCGGCGGGGCTCCCCCCTGCGCTGCGAGGTCGCTCGCGAAGGGCTGCTGATCCCGCTCTAG
- a CDS encoding thiazole synthase — MSPTPAASPLDPSADPLVVAGRTYRSRLLVGTGKYRDLEETRLAVEASGAEIVTVAVRRTNIGQIAGEPNLLDVLPPDRYTILPNTAGCYDAETAVRTCRLAREMLDGHSLVKLEVLGDPKTLFPDVVQTLAAAEVLVREGFQVMVYTNDDPILARRFEELGCVAVMPLAAPIGSGLGIRNPYNILTIVENAKVPVLVDAGVGTASDAAIAMELGCDGVLMNTAIAAAKNPVLMASAMCKAIEAGREAFLAGRMPKKRFASASSPIEGTFF, encoded by the coding sequence ATGAGCCCGACACCTGCTGCTTCCCCCCTCGACCCCTCCGCGGACCCCCTCGTCGTCGCGGGCCGTACCTACCGCTCGCGCCTGCTGGTCGGCACGGGAAAGTACCGGGACCTGGAGGAGACCCGCCTCGCCGTGGAGGCGAGCGGCGCGGAGATCGTGACGGTGGCGGTGCGGCGCACGAACATCGGCCAGATCGCCGGTGAGCCGAACCTGCTCGACGTGCTGCCCCCGGACCGCTACACGATCCTGCCCAACACCGCAGGCTGCTACGACGCGGAGACGGCGGTGCGTACCTGCCGGCTCGCGCGCGAGATGCTCGACGGGCACAGCCTGGTCAAGCTCGAGGTGCTGGGCGACCCGAAGACGCTATTCCCGGACGTGGTGCAGACCCTGGCGGCGGCGGAGGTCCTCGTCCGCGAGGGGTTCCAGGTGATGGTCTACACGAACGACGACCCGATCCTGGCCCGGCGCTTCGAGGAGCTCGGCTGCGTCGCCGTGATGCCGCTCGCCGCACCCATCGGCTCCGGGCTCGGGATCCGCAACCCCTACAACATCCTGACCATCGTCGAGAACGCGAAGGTCCCCGTGCTGGTGGACGCCGGCGTCGGCACGGCCTCGGACGCGGCCATCGCGATGGAGCTGGGCTGCGACGGCGTCCTGATGAACACCGCCATCGCGGCGGCGAAGAACCCGGTCCTGATGGCCTCCGCCATGTGCAAGGCCATCGAGGCGGGACGCGAGGCGTTCCTCGCGGGTCGCATGCCGAAGAAGCGCTTCGCCAGCGCGTCGAGCCCCATCGAGGGGACCTTCTTCTAG
- the thiS gene encoding sulfur carrier protein ThiS, protein MELMLNGTPITLREGATLAELLDTLDLGGRRVAVEVNAEIVPRGEHQRRVLLAGDRVEIVHAIGGG, encoded by the coding sequence ATGGAGTTGATGCTGAACGGCACGCCGATCACGCTCCGGGAGGGCGCCACGCTCGCGGAGCTCCTGGACACGCTGGACCTCGGGGGGCGCCGGGTCGCCGTCGAGGTGAACGCGGAGATCGTTCCCCGCGGCGAACACCAGCGGCGAGTGTTGCTCGCCGGCGACCGCGTGGAGATCGTTCACGCCATCGGCGGCGGCTGA
- a CDS encoding integrase arm-type DNA-binding domain-containing protein: MALSDLAVRQAKATGKAYTLPDLDGLSLAVTAAGGRTWHFRYYWAGKQKRMSLGTYPEVTLREARSLRDEARALLAKGTNPRVHRKQKRTAVRLADENTFEAVYRKWLKHRGLSLKEGRQTTLSILPRIFDKDVLPTLGKRSIYEIKRPDLLEVIAKIEKRRALSVAEKVRTWFNQLFRYALVIVPGLEQNPASDLDVVALPLPPVNHNPFLRMAELPKLLQRLRSYRGRRQTQLGLRLLLLTGVRTGELRQATPDQFDLDRGLWIIPPDVVKQLQLDMRKKRQQPKDIPPYIVPLSIQAMEIVRHLLDEFKPAQRHL; the protein is encoded by the coding sequence ATGGCACTCTCAGACCTGGCCGTTCGACAGGCCAAGGCAACAGGCAAGGCATACACCCTCCCTGACTTGGATGGCCTCTCCCTGGCCGTCACCGCTGCAGGGGGCAGGACTTGGCACTTCCGCTACTACTGGGCGGGCAAGCAGAAGCGGATGTCGCTCGGCACCTACCCGGAGGTGACGCTTCGCGAGGCCCGCAGCCTACGCGACGAAGCGCGCGCCCTGCTGGCCAAAGGCACCAATCCTCGCGTTCACCGCAAGCAGAAGCGCACTGCTGTCCGGCTCGCCGACGAAAACACCTTCGAGGCGGTGTATCGCAAGTGGCTCAAGCATCGCGGGCTCAGCCTCAAGGAAGGCCGGCAGACGACCCTCTCGATACTTCCGCGCATCTTCGACAAGGATGTGCTGCCCACCTTGGGCAAACGGTCGATCTATGAGATCAAGCGTCCCGACCTCTTGGAGGTGATCGCCAAGATCGAGAAGCGCAGGGCGCTCTCCGTCGCCGAGAAAGTCAGGACGTGGTTCAACCAACTGTTCCGTTACGCGCTGGTGATCGTGCCGGGCCTGGAGCAGAACCCGGCCTCCGATCTCGATGTGGTGGCGCTGCCGCTGCCACCTGTCAACCACAACCCGTTCCTGCGCATGGCCGAGCTGCCGAAGCTGTTGCAGCGGCTGCGCAGCTATCGCGGCAGGCGGCAGACCCAGCTCGGGCTGCGGCTGTTGCTGCTGACCGGCGTGCGAACCGGCGAGCTGCGACAGGCGACGCCGGATCAATTCGATCTGGACCGTGGGCTGTGGATCATCCCGCCCGACGTCGTGAAGCAACTCCAGTTGGATATGCGCAAGAAGCGGCAGCAGCCAAAGGACATCCCGCCCTACATCGTGCCGCTGTCGATTCAGGCCATGGAGATCGTCCGGCACCTGCTGGATGAGTTCAAGCCGGCCCAGCGCCACCTGT